From a single Chrysiogenia bacterium genomic region:
- a CDS encoding NAD(P)-dependent oxidoreductase → MDLSDKTIAITGIGGFIGLRMAERAIERGMSVKGLDLSPEAARRARALGADVIVGSVNDGKRVARMCADADVVFHTAAVVEEGGSMELFRKVNVEGTRTVAAAALEADAMRFVHLSSVMVYGFKFPPYVTEEGPLRGENNPYCQTKIESEAAAMEYHKPGHMEVIIIRPGDVYGPGSAPWVLRPLQMMKAGQFALFDGGRGTMNHVYVDNLLDGIFLALEKDATGEPFNLTDGCDTSWAEYFGYLSRMAGRKKLRSIPSKIARPAFEMIEKVFGALGKKAPGSAEAIKFLQRPYPYSIAKARKVLGYEPKVSLKEGMQRTEAWLYLNGYL, encoded by the coding sequence ATGGATCTCTCCGACAAGACCATTGCCATCACGGGAATTGGCGGTTTCATCGGCCTGCGCATGGCCGAGCGCGCGATCGAGCGCGGCATGAGCGTGAAGGGCCTCGACCTCTCGCCCGAGGCGGCGCGGCGCGCCCGCGCGCTGGGCGCCGATGTGATCGTCGGCAGCGTCAACGATGGAAAGCGCGTCGCCCGGATGTGCGCCGATGCCGACGTCGTCTTTCACACCGCCGCCGTGGTCGAGGAAGGCGGCTCGATGGAGCTCTTCCGCAAGGTCAACGTCGAAGGCACGCGCACCGTCGCGGCCGCCGCGCTCGAAGCCGATGCGATGCGCTTCGTGCACCTGTCATCGGTCATGGTCTACGGCTTCAAGTTCCCGCCCTACGTGACCGAGGAAGGCCCGCTTCGCGGGGAGAACAATCCCTACTGCCAGACAAAGATCGAGAGCGAAGCGGCCGCGATGGAATATCACAAGCCCGGCCACATGGAAGTCATCATCATTCGCCCGGGCGACGTCTACGGCCCGGGCTCGGCGCCCTGGGTGTTGCGTCCGCTCCAGATGATGAAGGCCGGTCAGTTCGCCCTCTTCGACGGCGGACGCGGCACCATGAATCACGTCTACGTGGACAACCTGCTCGACGGGATTTTCCTGGCCCTTGAAAAGGACGCCACCGGCGAGCCCTTCAACCTCACCGACGGCTGCGATACTTCGTGGGCTGAATACTTCGGGTATCTCTCACGCATGGCCGGCCGTAAGAAGCTGCGTTCGATTCCCTCGAAGATTGCGCGCCCGGCCTTCGAGATGATCGAGAAAGTTTTCGGTGCGCTCGGGAAGAAAGCCCCCGGCAGCGCCGAGGCCATCAAGTTCCTCCAGCGCCCCTACCCCTACTCCATCGCAAAAGCGCGCAAGGTGCTCGGTTACGAACCAAAAGTCTCTCTCAAGGAAGGCATGCAGCGCACCGAGGCGTGGCTCTATCTCAACGG